From Candidatus Hydrogenedentota bacterium:
ATAAACCGTAAAACCTGCAAAGCCTCTTCCGGCTCCTCCGCAGAGCCCTCCGAGGTCCCAAGATGCAGTCGCGGAAACAATGAGGACGCCGCCCCAGGCAAAGACGCAGCCCCCACCCAAAGGACGCTCTAAGGAGCGGAGCATCACGCTCGCTACAAAGCATCGGGAGCGAGCAAATGCGTACTGCCCTTTTGCTCGCTCCCGTCAGCCCCCCCTCGATGCCTCGGTGAATTCACCGGAGCATACGAAGTATTGAGCGGATTGTCCGCGTGTTAGACCACCACCGGTAAGCGCCGGCGTAGACTTTTGGACTAGAACTGAATATTGCCGGAGACAACTTGAACCATTCCCGCCGACAGCGGCGATTCGGTTCCGTACTTCAAGAACGTCACGTGACCGTCCATGTACAGCACGTTGCTCCCGCCGGGAATGTGATTCATCAAACCGGGCACTCGGGTGGACACGTCGTCCCACATAATCCAGATGTCGCTCTGCGCCTTGGCGGACGCTGCCGGATTGTTGATGTCGGAGATAAAGAACCGTTCGATGCCTTCCCGAAGGCGGCGGACCGCTCCAAAGTCTTCGTCGAATTTGTCGGCATCCGTTGCTTCCACTTTCGGCACCGTCGAGATAAACGTCATGAAATCCACAACATCGGCGTTGGCCGTGTTGACGTCCCCGACGGTCACGGTCGTGAGACTCGGCCCATTGACCGGGTCGGCGAACACAAGTTCGTCGCTGAGCGCCCAACCCCAGTAGTTATAATCGTGGGACCGGATGTTGCAGGGCAGGATTTGGTCGGTGGTCGGATCGTTGTTCAAATACCACTCGACGCTGTTATTTCCCGATGCCGACGGGCACAGAAGCACGTTGATGTCTGTCAAATATTCAGGGTACAACTCATTCCCCTGGAATTGCGTGTCGATCGGCCAATCTGCCGTCCCGACATTGAACTCGTCGCAATTCGCCCCCGAATAGCTGTGCATATGCGGATACTTTTCGCCCTTTGACTCGCCCGCGTACATTTTGAAGATGACGCCCAATTGCTTCAGGTTGTTCTGGCAACTGGCGCGGCGGGCCGCTTCACGCGCCCGCGCAAGCGCAGGCAGCAAGATGGCCGCCAGGATGCCTATAATGGCAATCACCACAAGCAATTCAATTAACGTGAAACCCCTCTTTCGCATCACTAACACCTCCAGTTACTGCTTGGTACTTCTAAATCAGAAATGCTGGCGTCGAAATGCAGAGTTAATGTCCTATCCCCCTTTCCCCCGTATTGCGTGGTCTTCGCTTAGCCTGGCTGCGAAGATTCAATTGCCTCGGTCTGGGTCTCCTGCTCCAGGAACTCGTAAGCGCGACGCATCGTGGCGGCGTAGTCCCACTCAGTCGCAAGTGGCCGCCATCCCCATCCATCAAGGAACCACTGGGCGCACTTCAGCAACTCTTTCACCGGTTCCGTTATGGCGAACTCCTCAAGAGGCGCCGATCCGCGCATTGCCGCGGCTATACCATCTGCCATGGTCCAAAAAAGAAAACAAAGCGACTCAGGACGAAATCCCTCGGGTAGCACAAGATCGCCCTTCGCAACGGCATCCTGGGTAATCGTCAACAGGACGCGAAACATGTCCGCGTCAATGGCCCTCATCTGCGCCTGCTGGACCTCGGACACGCGCTTGGCAATCGATTCGTCACCGATTGTGGCCAGAATCCGCATGTTGTCCGAATAGCGCTCGCTGTAAATGGCCATCGCCTCGCTTACCGCCATCAATCGCTCGCGGGGGTGGCCAGGAAATAGAAGCGCCCGCTGCATGGATGCAAGCAGTTCCCGCTGGCACGCAATACCCAACTCGACCAATAGACCCTCCTTCGACCCAAACCGGTCATAGAGGGTGGCCCGGCTGAACCCCGTGACGTCGGCCAAACGGCTCACCGTAAGCTCGTGAATTCCCTCATCAAGGAAGATTCGGCGCGCGACCTCAAAGAACATCGCGTCGCGCTGAAGCAACTCGCGTTGCTTGCCACGGACAGGCTTCCCTTGACTCTCAATGCTTTCTGGTTCGGACATTCATTCCCCACTTGCGACGGGCGTCACTTTAGATACATATGTAAGAATCCGACAACTGTCATAATATGAAATCTTCCTGTTTCTGTCAAGGGGCCGCGCCTAAAAGGCAGGGTTCTCGTTCTGTCGTATTTGTTCCCCGGCCGTTTGGCGTTGTACTGAGCGAATAACTGCGGGAGCGCGGGCTACAGCGGTAGAAACAGTAGTCAGGCGAACAGCCCCCTCTCTTGAGTGCAGACTTTAGCCTGGGGTGAGATTCGTGCCTCAGACGCCAATCGAGACCCCAGGATCCAACCACACCCAACGTGAACCCTGTAAGGGCGTAGGCAACTTACGCTGTCTGTTTCTTAGGAGAGACCACGGGAAAGATGTCTCTATACCCGCATGTAACTGATGCGTAATGGCTTACGATTACTATGCTTTCCATGAATAGCCTCCCGCTTGGGGCATATCCACAGTGCATTGTCCCCAGACGCAGCCCCACGTTGACTCCCTTCCAGAGACGCTCGGATGAAGCGTATACGCTAAGGATCAAGAGTATGAGCAGGCACGGAATTGTCAATGGCCGAACGTACTGGCTTCTGGGTGTGTGTGCAACGCTCCAAATGCTGGTTGCGGGTGTGGCGTTCGCTGGTATCGATTTTCAGGTTGC
This genomic window contains:
- a CDS encoding TetR/AcrR family transcriptional regulator — its product is MSEPESIESQGKPVRGKQRELLQRDAMFFEVARRIFLDEGIHELTVSRLADVTGFSRATLYDRFGSKEGLLVELGIACQRELLASMQRALLFPGHPRERLMAVSEAMAIYSERYSDNMRILATIGDESIAKRVSEVQQAQMRAIDADMFRVLLTITQDAVAKGDLVLPEGFRPESLCFLFWTMADGIAAAMRGSAPLEEFAITEPVKELLKCAQWFLDGWGWRPLATEWDYAATMRRAYEFLEQETQTEAIESSQPG
- a CDS encoding DUF1559 domain-containing protein — encoded protein: MRKRGFTLIELLVVIAIIGILAAILLPALARAREAARRASCQNNLKQLGVIFKMYAGESKGEKYPHMHSYSGANCDEFNVGTADWPIDTQFQGNELYPEYLTDINVLLCPSASGNNSVEWYLNNDPTTDQILPCNIRSHDYNYWGWALSDELVFADPVNGPSLTTVTVGDVNTANADVVDFMTFISTVPKVEATDADKFDEDFGAVRRLREGIERFFISDINNPAASAKAQSDIWIMWDDVSTRVPGLMNHIPGGSNVLYMDGHVTFLKYGTESPLSAGMVQVVSGNIQF